The genomic segment TGCCGGACGGCGCGAAGGCGTCGGCGGTGGCGTTCAGCGGCGACGGGAAGTACGTGGCGCGGGGCGCGGTCGCCGCCGGCAGCACGGCGGACCTGCTCATCCAGCCCGCCGACCCGAAGGACGGCACCACACCGCTGGAGTTCGCCTTCGAGGGCGACCTCGACGGGACGCGGGTCGTGCCGCAGGGGCTCGGCTGGGCCAAGGACGGCTCGCGGCTCTTCGCGGTGACGTCCGACGGCGGCAGCGGCCACTGGCTGCACGTCATCAAGCCGCCGGCCGCGCAGTACGACTCGCGCTTCACCGGCACGCTCACCACCACGCCTTCGAAACCCGTCGTCGGCGAACCCGTCGGGATCCGCGGCAAGTTGGAGCTGGACGGGCCCGCGGCCGCCGAGCCGGTGAAGGTCGCCGCCGTCCGCAAGGACGCCGACGGCACGCAGGAGCTGGCGGCCGCCAGGGTCGCGGCCGACGGCAGCTTCACCGTCCTCGACGTGCCGGACCGGGTCGGCGAGGCGACGTACACGCTGCGCTTCCTCGGCGACGTCACGCACCGCCCCGCCGAGGACGTCACGCTCACGGTGGACGTGGCCAAGGCGTCGACGGCCATCGAGCTGACCGCGCCCGCGGAGGCGACCCGCGCGGGGGGCGTCTCGATCACCGGCAAGCTGACCGGGCAGGGGCGCGCGCTGCCGTCCGGGATCAACCTGAAGGTGACGCGGACCGACCGGTTCGGCACGACGGGCGAGCTGACGTCGGCGTCGGTCGCGGCGGACGGCACGTTCAGCGTCAAGGACCTGCCCAGCAAGCGCGGCAAGACCATCTACACGGTGAACTACGCGGGCGACGCCCTGCACGAGGGCTCGTCCGCCACGGCGACCGTCAAGATCACCGCCTAGGCGGCCGGAACCCCCAGCTGTCGCCTGGTTGGTGGCACCCGGTCCGTGGCCTCCCCGGCCGCGGACCGGGGCCGATCAGGGGGCGCCGACGAGGCGCGAGGCGTCCGCGTGGGCGTCCATGCGCTCGGCGGCCAGGATCGCCGCCGCGGTGTCGGCACGGGACGCCGCCACCACCAGGGCGCGGCCCGCGAGGGCGTGGGCGCGCTGGTGCAGGGCGGAGATGTGGGGCTCGTGGACCGCGGCCGCGACGGCGGAGCGCGGCGGGAGCGCACCCCCGCGCAGCCGTGCCACCTGGAGCGCCAGCTGCTCGGCGGCGTCGTCGAGGGCGGCCGACGGGGACAGGGCGCGCAGCTCGTCGGTGAGGGCGAGCAGCGCCGCGAGGTGTCCGGCGAGCTGGATGTCCAGCTCCTCTTCGCGGGAGCGGTGCGGATAGCTCGCGTCGTCGGCCATCGTGTGGACCGACTTGGTGCGGATCGGCTCGTACATGGGATGGCCTCCAGACGGTTGCTTGAAAGCCATCCTAGCTTAGATCCTGTCTAAAGTTGAGTCGGTCCTAGTTCTGGGCGATCGGCGCTGGTCAGAGCCGGTCAGGGCTGGCTGTAGCCGTCCAGGAACGTGCCGATGCGGGTGACCGCCTCCGCGAGGTCCGTCGCCGTCGGCAGCGTCACGACGCGGAAGTGATCGGGCTCGGGCCAGTTGAAGCCCGTGCCGTGCACGACCATGATCTTCTCGGCGCGCAGCAGGTCCAGGACCATCTGCCGGTCGTCCTTGATCTTGAAGACCTTCGGGTCGAGCCGCGGGAACAGGTAGAGCGACCCCTTCGGCTTCACACAGCTCACGCCGGGGATCCGCGTCAGCAGGTCGTACGCCGTGTCGCGCTGCTCCAGGAGCCGGCCGCCCGGCAGCACCAGGTCGTTGATCGTCTGCCGTCCGCTGAGCGCCGCGACGACGCCGTGCTGGCCCGGCATGTTGGCGCACAGGCGCATGTTGGCGAGGATCGTCAGACCCTCGATGTACGAGGACGCGTGCGCCTTCGGGCCCGAGACCGCCATCCAGCCGACGCGGTAGCCCGCCACGCGGTACGCCTTCGACATGCCGTTGAAGGTGAGGGTCAGCAGGTCGGGGGCGACGGCGGCGGTCGGCGTGTGCGTCGCGCCGTCGTAGAGGATCTTGTCGTAGATCTCGTCCGAGCAGACCAGCAGGTTGTGGCGGCGCGCGATGTCGGTGAGGCCGCGCAGCATCGCTTCGTCGTAGACGGCGCCGGTCGGGTTGTTCGGGTTGATGATCACGAGCGCCTTGGTGCGGTCGGTGATCTTGCGTTCGATGTCGGCGAGGTCCGGCATCCAGTCCGCCTGCTCGTCGCAGCGGTAGTGGACGGCGGTGCCGCCGGACAGGGAGACGGCCGCGGTCCACAGGGGGTAGTCCGGCGCCGGTACGAGGACCTCGTCGCCGTCGTCCAGGAGGCCCTGCATGGCCATCACGATGAGCTCGGAGACGCCGTTGCCGATGAAGACGTGCTCGACGTCGGTCTCGATGCCGATGGTCTGGTTGTGCATGACGACCGCGCGGCGGGCGGCGAGGAGGCCCTTCGCGTCGCCGTAGCCGTGCGCGGTGCCGACGTTGCGGAGGATGTCCTCGAGGATCTCGGGCGGGCACTCGAAGCCGAAGGCGGCGGGGTTGCCGGTGTTGAGCTTCAGGATGCGGTGACCGGCCGCCTCCAGCCGCATCGCCTCCTCGAGCACCGGGCCCCGGATCTCGTAACAGACGTTGGAGAGCTTCGTCGACTGGATGACCTGCATGTCCGCGAGCTTACGGGCGGGTATCGCGGGCCGCCTCGTGTTTTCGGACACAAGGGGCGTCCCCGGGGGCCCGACGGAGCGTGCAGTTCCGCTCGATGGCGTCCTGTCAGCGGTCAGTTGTGTCCGTTTGTGGTCTTGTCCTCACGGCGTGGCGCCCCAACAATGCGCATGACAACGCCGAAGGAACTTCGGCCACTTAGTCATCTGAGGGGACCCCCACATGAAGAAGCCTCTCGTCGGTGCGTGCTTCGCGGCTCTGCTCATCGGAGCGACCGCGGCGCCCGCGACAGCCGTCGGCGACGAAGCGTCCGCGAAACCCAGCGTCAAGGCCGTCACCCTCGCGGGAACGGTGGCGCTGAGCAACTGTTCCGGCTCCGTGGTCCGCGTACCGAACTCCCAGCCCACCGACCCGGCCCTCGTCCTGTCCAACGGGCACTGCCTGGAGAGCGGCTTCCCCGCGCCGGGCGAAGTCATCGTCAACAAGGCCTCGTCCCGCAGCTTCACGCTGCTCAACAGCTCGGGCGGCCGCCTCGGGACGATCAGGGCCAGCAAGATCGCGTACGGCACGATGACCGACACGGACATGTCGCTCTATCAGACCACCAGCACCTACCGGGACATAGAGAGCCGGTACGGGATCAAGGCACTGGAGCTGAACGCGGCGCGGCCCGAGCAGGGCCGGAAGATCACCGTCGCCTCCGGGTACTGGAAGAAGCTGTACAAGTGCAGCGTCGACGGCTTCGCGTACCGCCTCAAGGAGGGGAGCTGGACCTGGAAGGACTCCGTCCGCTACACCCCTGACTGCCAGACGATCGGCGGCACCTCGGGCTCCCCGGTGATCGACGACGAGACCGGCAAGGTCGTCGCCGTCAACAACACCGGCAACGAGAGCGGCGAGCGGTGCACGGACAACAACCCGTGCGAGGTCGACGAGAACGGCAAGGTCACCGTGCGCGAAGGCATCAACTACGCGCAGCAGACCTACTGGATCGTGCCGTGCGTCGGCGCCGGCAACAAGATCGACCTGAACCGGGCGGGCTGCCAGCTGCCGAAGCCCTCCGTCAGGCGGTAGTCACCGGTGCGGGTGCCGTCCGAAAGCCCCTGCCGGGGTTCTCGGACGGCACCCGCACGTACGTCACAGGGCGGCGCGTGTCAGCCGTCGATCTGCTTGCGGTCGCTGCCGCCACTGATGTGGATCTTCCGGGGCTTGGCCCGCTCGGCGACCGGGATGCGGAGGGTCAGGACGCCGGCCTCGTACGAGGCGTCGATGCGCTCCGTGTCCAGGGTGTCGCCGAGGAAGAGCTGGCGGGCGTAGCTACCGGTGGACCGCTCGGCCGCGATCATCTCCACGCCCTCGGGGGCGGGGGAGCGGCGCTCGGCCCGGACGTTCAGTACGTGGCGCTCGACGTCGAGGTCGATCGACTCGGGATCGACGCCCGGCAGGTCGAAGTGGACGACGAACTCGTCCCCCGCGCGGTAGGCGTCCATCTGCATTCCGGCCGGACGGGAGCTGCTGAAGACCTGCTGGGCGAGTCGGTCGAATTCGCGGAACGGGTCGGTACGCATGAGCATCACGGGTCACTCCTCTCCTCGGATGTCGGGTGCGATGCCCTACGTCTTCTATATAGCGAGGGGAAGGAAACTTGACAAGCCCCGACTCAGGTTGAGTCGGGGCCTGTCGATCCGGGCCGTTGGTCCGGGGGTCTACGGGATGGAAAGGTCAGGCGTCGGAGTAGCTGAGGTCGCCCACGGTCCAGGCGCTCACGTCCGCCAGGGCGATGCGGTACATGCCGCCTGTCTCCGGCAGGCCCAGGCTGCCCTGGAGGATCCGGGCCAGGTGGAAGTGGAGGTGAGTGGGCGGCTTGGACGCGAGGGGCGGGCCGGAATCCGCCTCGGGGGACACGAACGCGGCGGCGAAGGGGCCGAGGCGGTCGGAGTCCTTCAGGACTTCGGCGACGCGCCGCCGCCACAGGGCCTCGGGGGCCAGCCGTCCGGTGATGACGGCACCGCCGACGACCACGGTGAGGGACATCTGATTGCTGTGCTCGGACTCCACCAGGGCGGCGATGTCGACGAGCAGCTCGTCAGGGATCGACATGACTGGTCAGCTTACCGAGGTGTGCGACCGCCCGGCCCGATACCTCCCCTGTCCGCCTGCGAAAAACTGTCACGGCTGCGTGAGGCATGCGCCGCTCCGTTGCTAGGGTTCCTGCGTAGCCAAGGAAAAGGTGCAGATGCCCCCGGAGACACCCTCGCGCGACCAGGACCGGTTCGACGACGAAGACTTTCCCGCGTACACCATGGGCCGGGCCGCCGAGATGATCGGCGCCACGCCCGGCTTCCTCAGGGCGGTCGGCGAGGCCCGGCTGATCACGCCGCTGCGGTCCGAGGGCGGCCATCGCCGCTACTCCCGCTATCAGCTGCGCGTCGCCGCGCGCGCCCGCGAGCTCGTCGACCAGGGCACGCCGATCGAGGCCGCCTGCCGCATCGTCGTCCTGGAGGACCAGCTGGAGGACGCGCTGCGCATCAACGAGGAGCTGCGCAGCCGTCCCGCGGCCGACACCGAATATCTGTGACGGCAAAAACAGAATTTCGCGTGATGTGCTGGGAGGGTTAATCGGCCGACAGGCCCAACGATATGAAAACCCTGCACGGACGGTCGTCGCGTGCTACTGTCGTTATCAGTTGCAGTTGTGGTTTCCAAAAACTCCGAGTGCTCGGTCGGCGATGTGTGCCGACAGGGCACTTTGTTTTGCCGGTCATGTCCGGACAGGGTAATCATCGCGGCGACGTGGAGTCCGTACAGTGCGGGCTTCCGGGCAATTGCCCCGAAGGAGATATGACATGGCTACTGGCACCGTGAAGTGGTTCAACTCGGAAAAGGGCTTCGGCTTCATCGAGCAGGAGGGTGGCGGCGCGGACGTCTTCGCCCACTACTCGAACATCGCCACCCAGGGCTTCCGTGAGCTGCAGGAGGGCCAGAAGGTGTCCTTCGACGTCACGCAGGGCCAGAAGGGCCCGCAGGCCGAGAACATCGTTCCCGCCTGACGTCTGACGCTCACGCGTATTTCGTAGCTGGGGCCCGCACCTTGGGTGCGGGCCCCAGCTCGTTGTGTTTTTCGGGGGCGGACAAAACCCCACCCCTCTTCCCGGCCGTAACCGCGGTAAAACCCGGTGGCCGGAATTGTTTTTCATTTGACCGGCCGTTCCTGCGAATCTCGGCACCACAGCGTGCCCGGTGAGAATTCCTCGACACGCGCCGCATCGAGGAAGGTTCGAGGTCCACATGAACCGCTCAACTCGCACGAACGGCCGCACCGCGCACGGATACAAGGGCTCCGGTGGCCGCAGCCGCAGGCCCTCCGCTCCGCAGGGGGAGTTCACGCTCCCGGCCACCGTCACCCCGGCCCTGCCGCCCGTCGAGGACTTCGCCGCGCTCGGTCTGCCGGACGGTCTGCTCACGACCCTCACCGCGCTCGGCGTCACCACGCCCTTCCCGATCCAGGCGGCCACGCTGCCGAACACCCTCGCGGGCCGGGACGTCCTCGGGCGCGGGCGCACCGGATCCGGCAAGACGCTCGCCTTCGGCCTCGCGGCACTCGCCCGCACGGCTGGGCAGCGCGCCGAGCCGCGCAGGCCCCTCGCCCTCATCCTCGTCCCCACCCGCGAGCTCGCCCAGCAGGTGACCGACGCCCTCACCCCGTACGCCAAGTCGGTGCGGCTGCGTATCGCCACCGTCGTCGGCGGCATGTCCATCGGACGGCAGGCCGGGGCGCTGCGCACCGGCGCCGAGGTCGTCGTCGCCACGCCGGGACGGCTCAAGGACCTCATCGAGCGGCGCGACTGCCGCCTGGACCAGGTCGCCGTCACCGTCCTCGACGAGGCCGACCAGATGACCGACATGGGCTTCCTGCCCCAGGTCACCGAACTCCTCGACCAGGTGCGGCCGGACGGGCAGCGCATGCTGTTCTCCGCCACCCTCGACCGCAACGTCGATCTCCTGGTACGCCGGTACCTGAACGACCCCGTCGTCCACTCCGTCGACCCGTCGGCGGGCGCGGTCACCACGATGGAGCACCACGTGCTGCACGTGCACGGCGCGGACAAGACCGCCGCGACGACGGAGATCGCCGCACGCGACGGCCGGGTCATCCTCTTCCTCGACACCAAGCACGCGGTCGACCGGCTCACCACGCACCTGCTGAACAGCGGGGTACGGGCGGCGGCCCTGCACGGCGGCAAGTCCCAGCCCCAACGTACGCGCACGCTGGCCCAGTTCAAGTCCGGCCAGGTCACCGCGCTCGTCGCCACGAACGTCGCGGCGCGCGGCATCCACGTCGACGACCTCGACCTCGTCGTCAACGTCGACCCGCCCGCCGACCACAAGGACTACCTGCACCGCGGCGGCCGCACCGCCCGCGCCGGCGGCTCCGGCAGCGTCGTCACCCTGGTGACGTCGGCGCAGCGGCGCGACATGACCCGGCTGATGGCCGCGGCGGGCATCCGCCCGCACACGGCCGCGGTCCGCTCGGGCGAGACGGAGCTGGCCCGCATCACGGGCGCGCAGCCCCCCTCGGGCACTCCGGTGACCATCCCGGCCCCGTCGAAGGCCCCCTCCGACCGAGGCGGCCCCCGCGGCCGCCGCCCCCGCGACGGCCGAGCCCGCCGCGCGTACGCGGCCCGCACCCGGACCGACACGGCGGCCTGAGCCGGGCCCCCTCCTCAGTGAGCGGCCCGGGGCGGACCGGGTCTCGCAAGGGCCGCCACCCCGGGCAGCCAGCCCAGGGCCAGGCCCCACAGCGCGCCGAACAAGGCGCCGGTCAGGGGGAGCAGGAGCCAACCCCATGGGCCCGCCTCGACCATGCGGGCCGCGACCATGCCTCGCCAGGCGCCCGCCGCCGCCGTGCCCGCGATCAGTGCCGTCCAGCCCGCGAGCAGGCGGCGGACGCGGCTTGCGGCCGGGCGCACGCGCAGGTGGCGGCGCATCCGGGCCGTCGCGGTCGCCACCAGGAGCAGCGCCGCGAAGTTCTCGCAGAGCTGCCAGGGCCAGTCCGTCGCGCCCAGCGGCGTCGCCCGCAGTCCGGGCAGCGCGAACGGCACGCCGAGCGCGCTCGGCACGACCGACAGGCCCGCCCGTGCCGTGAACGCCGTCAGCAGCGTCGCGCTGCCGTGCGCGAGGACGAGCAGCAGGCAGACGCACGCCACCACGGCCGAGGCGTCCGCCCGGGCCCGCAACGCGCCGATCACCCTCGTCGTCCGCATGGCGCGCCACTTTAGGGCGCGCAGGGTGCCGGGGACAGAGGTCCGGCCGGAAAAAGTGAACAACGCTCAGGTCTGTTGCGGGGCGGGTGCCGCGATCTACCATCCCGGCCATGAAGACCCCTGCGGCGCGGCCCACTTGGGTGTCCGGTGCGATCGGCGCGGTCGTACTCGCCGTCGCGGCGGCGCTGCTGGTGGCCGTGGGACCGCAGGGCGCCGGCGCCGCACGCGCCGACACCGCCAGCGGCCACCGCTGGATCACCGACCGGCACGGGCGCGCCCTGGTCCTGCGCGGCCTCTCCACGGCGAGCAGTGCCAAGGCGGCGCCCGACGGCATGCCGTGGATCGAGGAGAAGGACGTCGCGCGCGAACAGCGCGCCCTGGGCACGAACTTCGTCCGCTTCCTCCTCCAGTGGCGCAAGGTCGAGCCGTTGCCGGGCACGTACGACAGGACGTATCTGCGGCAGGTCGCCGAGCGCGTGCGCTGGTACGGGGAGCGGGGCTACCACGTCCTGCTCGACATGCACCAGGACCTGTACGGGCCGCGCGTCGGCGGCAACGGCGCCCCCGTGTGGGCGACCGAGACCGACGGGCTGACCTCGGCCCCCACCGACCCCTGGGAACTCGGCTACGTCGAGCCGGGGACCGTCCGCGCCTTCGACCGTTTCTGGGGGACGGTCGAAGGCGACGGACGTGATCTGCGCGGGCACTATGTGGGCGCACTCCGGGAAGTCGCCAGGTACTTCGCCGACGATGACGCCGTCATCGGGTACGACCTGATGAACGAGCCCTGGGGCGGCAGCGTCCAAGGCCCCGCCTTCGAGTCCGGCCCGCTCGCCCGGCTCTACCAGGACGCCA from the Streptomyces venezuelae genome contains:
- a CDS encoding Ig-like domain repeat protein produces the protein MKRSLGLRRVTGAALAVALGSAGLVAVGAPAASAATPSDEAAKLPIASFGAMVVDDAHERVYVTDGRKSGSGASEVLVYNFAGQRVGSLATDQPASGMALSADGATLHVSQSNRILTFDTATQTRTGAAFAPYDVTCGREMAVAGGKTWFTETPYSGSSYCDRPDNMALLYEVKGTSSVSTGWNSQGRLRLEAGPGNPDRLVMGQAGAGPTADAFLTTFDASGDSLVRGPSRRFADAEGKGALDLKDIAQSADGKRIAVADAAYGTRLLDAGDLADAPTAYQPLPDGAKASAVAFSGDGKYVARGAVAAGSTADLLIQPADPKDGTTPLEFAFEGDLDGTRVVPQGLGWAKDGSRLFAVTSDGGSGHWLHVIKPPAAQYDSRFTGTLTTTPSKPVVGEPVGIRGKLELDGPAAAEPVKVAAVRKDADGTQELAAARVAADGSFTVLDVPDRVGEATYTLRFLGDVTHRPAEDVTLTVDVAKASTAIELTAPAEATRAGGVSITGKLTGQGRALPSGINLKVTRTDRFGTTGELTSASVAADGTFSVKDLPSKRGKTIYTVNYAGDALHEGSSATATVKITA
- a CDS encoding pyridoxal phosphate-dependent aminotransferase is translated as MQVIQSTKLSNVCYEIRGPVLEEAMRLEAAGHRILKLNTGNPAAFGFECPPEILEDILRNVGTAHGYGDAKGLLAARRAVVMHNQTIGIETDVEHVFIGNGVSELIVMAMQGLLDDGDEVLVPAPDYPLWTAAVSLSGGTAVHYRCDEQADWMPDLADIERKITDRTKALVIINPNNPTGAVYDEAMLRGLTDIARRHNLLVCSDEIYDKILYDGATHTPTAAVAPDLLTLTFNGMSKAYRVAGYRVGWMAVSGPKAHASSYIEGLTILANMRLCANMPGQHGVVAALSGRQTINDLVLPGGRLLEQRDTAYDLLTRIPGVSCVKPKGSLYLFPRLDPKVFKIKDDRQMVLDLLRAEKIMVVHGTGFNWPEPDHFRVVTLPTATDLAEAVTRIGTFLDGYSQP
- a CDS encoding serine protease, whose product is MKKPLVGACFAALLIGATAAPATAVGDEASAKPSVKAVTLAGTVALSNCSGSVVRVPNSQPTDPALVLSNGHCLESGFPAPGEVIVNKASSRSFTLLNSSGGRLGTIRASKIAYGTMTDTDMSLYQTTSTYRDIESRYGIKALELNAARPEQGRKITVASGYWKKLYKCSVDGFAYRLKEGSWTWKDSVRYTPDCQTIGGTSGSPVIDDETGKVVAVNNTGNESGERCTDNNPCEVDENGKVTVREGINYAQQTYWIVPCVGAGNKIDLNRAGCQLPKPSVRR
- a CDS encoding Hsp20/alpha crystallin family protein, which codes for MLMRTDPFREFDRLAQQVFSSSRPAGMQMDAYRAGDEFVVHFDLPGVDPESIDLDVERHVLNVRAERRSPAPEGVEMIAAERSTGSYARQLFLGDTLDTERIDASYEAGVLTLRIPVAERAKPRKIHISGGSDRKQIDG
- a CDS encoding MerR family transcriptional regulator, which codes for MPPETPSRDQDRFDDEDFPAYTMGRAAEMIGATPGFLRAVGEARLITPLRSEGGHRRYSRYQLRVAARARELVDQGTPIEAACRIVVLEDQLEDALRINEELRSRPAADTEYL
- a CDS encoding cold-shock protein; translation: MATGTVKWFNSEKGFGFIEQEGGGADVFAHYSNIATQGFRELQEGQKVSFDVTQGQKGPQAENIVPA
- a CDS encoding DEAD/DEAH box helicase, with the protein product MNRSTRTNGRTAHGYKGSGGRSRRPSAPQGEFTLPATVTPALPPVEDFAALGLPDGLLTTLTALGVTTPFPIQAATLPNTLAGRDVLGRGRTGSGKTLAFGLAALARTAGQRAEPRRPLALILVPTRELAQQVTDALTPYAKSVRLRIATVVGGMSIGRQAGALRTGAEVVVATPGRLKDLIERRDCRLDQVAVTVLDEADQMTDMGFLPQVTELLDQVRPDGQRMLFSATLDRNVDLLVRRYLNDPVVHSVDPSAGAVTTMEHHVLHVHGADKTAATTEIAARDGRVILFLDTKHAVDRLTTHLLNSGVRAAALHGGKSQPQRTRTLAQFKSGQVTALVATNVAARGIHVDDLDLVVNVDPPADHKDYLHRGGRTARAGGSGSVVTLVTSAQRRDMTRLMAAAGIRPHTAAVRSGETELARITGAQPPSGTPVTIPAPSKAPSDRGGPRGRRPRDGRARRAYAARTRTDTAA
- a CDS encoding cellulase family glycosylhydrolase → MKTPAARPTWVSGAIGAVVLAVAAALLVAVGPQGAGAARADTASGHRWITDRHGRALVLRGLSTASSAKAAPDGMPWIEEKDVAREQRALGTNFVRFLLQWRKVEPLPGTYDRTYLRQVAERVRWYGERGYHVLLDMHQDLYGPRVGGNGAPVWATETDGLTSAPTDPWELGYVEPGTVRAFDRFWGTVEGDGRDLRGHYVGALREVARYFADDDAVIGYDLMNEPWGGSVQGPAFESGPLARLYQDAIDAIRTVDRDHWLFVEPSAIGSNWGFATGLPRLDDPRGDGDAARIAYAPHLYPLPMDLGGGYTGSTKGQVDRSLRAWREQTEKTARRLGAPVVIGEFGLDVGLPGAMEYVEKVQRMADDMGAGFAYWSNDPGPWAPWDAKLKPTRLLPVLDRPAPLTIAGDPVAYRWDAKRKALTVSWRGTAGARGGTEVRLPKRHFPRGGRAEGGKVASWDPKSRVMTLTSGPGPHSVRITPHA